Proteins co-encoded in one Cytophaga hutchinsonii ATCC 33406 genomic window:
- a CDS encoding T9SS type A sorting domain-containing protein produces the protein MKKIVLLIVSFYCFSTFIQAQGWEQLGTGTKALAANDMIRSVVTDNAGNVYAAGYFKNAQGFYYVAKWDGTSWSEVGEGNNKLNANSYIRKMIRDDAGNIYVAGDFRDVNGHRYVAKWNGTSWSVLGTGTNALKADDAIECIAVDKSGNVYAAGNFKMANVYLNYPYKVVKWDGTSWTALEIKDGTASNIRNIYSIAAADNGFVYIGGADRSLGIWDGTRWGYYSTSLNGEIVYWAMQFDHQGNLYLGGWFKDSYDKTCLAVWDGMGMYIPGTGSNSLNANNHVTSIAVDKDDNVYTAGYFTDENERHYVAKWNGTTWKTIGTGEQALNANGDILSVTTDHAGNVYAAGRFTDAAGGMYVAKWNNNAAMSVKNGENTIELILYPNPSAGTFCIRTNTPVQKVTLTNTLGQQEVFTSTENISSNFSGIVLVDVQTETGRAVKKLVIE, from the coding sequence ATGAAAAAAATCGTTTTACTGATAGTTTCTTTTTACTGTTTCAGTACTTTTATCCAGGCTCAGGGCTGGGAACAACTCGGCACAGGTACAAAAGCTTTGGCTGCAAATGATATGATCCGTTCAGTTGTAACAGATAATGCAGGCAATGTATATGCTGCGGGATATTTTAAAAATGCGCAAGGTTTTTATTATGTTGCTAAATGGGATGGTACCTCGTGGTCTGAAGTAGGGGAAGGGAACAATAAATTAAATGCCAACAGTTATATACGCAAAATGATACGCGACGATGCAGGCAATATTTATGTGGCAGGTGATTTCAGAGATGTGAATGGGCATAGATATGTGGCGAAATGGAATGGAACCAGCTGGTCCGTACTGGGCACAGGAACCAATGCACTTAAGGCAGATGATGCGATTGAATGTATAGCAGTAGACAAGTCCGGAAATGTATATGCAGCGGGAAATTTTAAGATGGCAAATGTATATTTAAATTATCCGTATAAAGTAGTAAAATGGGATGGCACATCGTGGACTGCACTGGAGATAAAGGATGGAACTGCTTCAAATATCCGGAATATTTATTCCATTGCAGCAGCAGATAATGGCTTTGTGTATATAGGCGGCGCAGACAGAAGTCTGGGTATATGGGATGGTACCCGATGGGGATATTATAGTACTTCCTTAAACGGTGAAATCGTGTATTGGGCTATGCAGTTTGATCATCAGGGTAATCTTTACCTGGGGGGATGGTTTAAGGATTCCTATGACAAAACGTGCCTGGCTGTATGGGATGGTATGGGCATGTATATACCAGGTACAGGAAGTAATTCGCTGAATGCAAATAACCACGTAACAAGTATTGCTGTTGATAAGGATGATAATGTCTATACTGCAGGTTATTTTACCGATGAAAACGAAAGACATTACGTAGCTAAATGGAACGGTACTACCTGGAAAACAATTGGTACAGGTGAACAGGCATTGAATGCAAACGGTGATATTTTATCTGTAACTACTGATCACGCTGGAAACGTATATGCTGCAGGCCGTTTTACAGATGCTGCTGGTGGCATGTATGTTGCAAAATGGAACAACAATGCAGCTATGTCTGTTAAGAACGGTGAAAATACAATAGAACTGATCCTGTATCCCAATCCATCTGCCGGCACTTTCTGCATTCGCACCAATACACCTGTTCAGAAAGTTACGTTGACAAATACACTGGGGCAGCAAGAGGTTTTTACCTCTACAGAAAATATTTCATCAAACTTTTCTGGTATTGTACTGGTAGATGTGCAAACAGAAACAGGGCGTGCAGTGAAAAAACTTGTTATTGAGTAA
- a CDS encoding gliding motility-associated C-terminal domain-containing protein, which translates to MSEEERFAFEERLALDETLSAKVNEVRLTNEAIYYASLAELKNTIGKDIKNIKYKPSFNWKKASYISIASLVLLSGITTYVFVNNTDNKSVKQDRVKNKQRAIQANNGSVTSEKAVDAKKSYQQQPLTIPGKIDSTQKDVPSKQNLILPADNNVQQVEKIKPADSGNTLQKNDSDQSIKNIVPPETDTKIACDKLFKINTEASCKQKETGSIHIISDGAYSYTYQVDIQSTSGSKATFTNMPSGVHEILVTYGKECIYKKKVSIAEKWCAMNESYSFNPDYNEKWILNYETGASGTFTIFDKSGKDIYSNTFGSGNEEWNGTSNQGTTVPVGIYIAFINYSDGRKEKVELTIVR; encoded by the coding sequence GCATCATTGGCTGAACTAAAAAACACCATTGGTAAGGACATTAAAAATATTAAATACAAACCTTCCTTTAACTGGAAAAAAGCCTCGTACATTTCTATTGCTTCCCTGGTATTACTATCCGGAATAACAACATACGTTTTTGTCAACAATACAGACAACAAATCTGTCAAACAAGATCGTGTAAAAAATAAACAGCGTGCTATTCAGGCAAACAACGGTTCTGTAACCTCAGAGAAAGCCGTTGATGCAAAGAAATCATATCAGCAACAACCGCTTACAATACCAGGTAAAATAGATTCTACACAAAAAGATGTTCCATCTAAACAGAATTTAATCTTACCTGCAGATAACAATGTGCAACAGGTTGAAAAAATAAAACCTGCAGATTCCGGAAATACGCTTCAAAAAAATGATTCTGACCAAAGTATTAAAAATATTGTACCACCCGAAACAGATACTAAAATCGCCTGTGACAAGTTATTTAAAATAAATACGGAGGCTTCGTGCAAACAAAAAGAAACAGGCAGCATCCATATTATTTCAGACGGGGCATATTCGTATACATACCAGGTCGATATTCAAAGCACTTCAGGATCAAAAGCAACGTTTACCAATATGCCCTCAGGAGTGCATGAAATTCTGGTTACTTATGGCAAAGAATGTATATATAAGAAAAAGGTTTCAATAGCCGAAAAATGGTGTGCTATGAATGAATCATATAGCTTTAATCCGGATTACAATGAAAAATGGATTTTAAATTATGAAACCGGCGCATCGGGAACATTTACTATCTTTGATAAATCCGGAAAAGATATATATAGCAATACATTCGGATCCGGAAATGAAGAATGGAACGGAACCAGCAATCAAGGAACAACAGTGCCTGTTGGTATTTATATTGCATTCATTAATTACTCGGATGGACGAAAAGAAAAAGTAGAATTAACAATTGTCAGATAA
- a CDS encoding type IX secretion system membrane protein PorP/SprF translates to MKIIKKGVLVVFLFVYGSMQICAQNLYPSFFLQFQNNYAFDNPAAGSTYAYRDLRLLNSFYTGLLKNIGQYYMDASFQINKKNTVVHAPGLVIDSEYETELLKRTRVFFRYALQVPLNSRLKLSAGIAGGVFNYSVRGTNSSAGISAFAPDGSAGIWLQGKKMNAGISANQIFNSEITPVNYRFTLSRYATLVFDYRIDVSARTNLLIAAKYYVGAEGIRGMHGAVICGIIPNVSAGVLYHQHKGFGGTVMLKELQIDAIYGDLSFTYFQPSSSLNTLNSNRMEMMLRIFLKRQNMD, encoded by the coding sequence ATGAAAATAATAAAAAAAGGAGTACTGGTCGTTTTTTTGTTTGTATATGGAAGTATGCAAATTTGCGCACAGAACCTGTATCCTTCATTTTTTCTTCAGTTTCAGAATAATTATGCTTTTGATAATCCGGCAGCAGGAAGTACCTACGCATATAGAGACTTGCGGCTACTGAATAGTTTTTATACCGGCTTGTTAAAAAACATCGGACAGTATTATATGGATGCTTCTTTCCAGATCAATAAAAAGAATACTGTTGTACATGCTCCCGGCCTTGTTATTGATAGCGAGTATGAAACAGAATTGCTTAAACGGACACGTGTATTTTTCAGGTATGCCTTACAGGTACCTTTAAACAGCCGGTTAAAACTTTCGGCTGGTATTGCAGGTGGTGTATTCAATTATTCTGTAAGAGGTACAAACAGCAGTGCAGGGATTTCGGCCTTTGCACCTGATGGAAGTGCGGGTATTTGGCTGCAAGGAAAAAAAATGAATGCAGGAATTTCCGCTAACCAAATCTTTAATTCAGAAATCACTCCTGTTAATTATCGATTTACACTTTCCCGTTATGCAACGCTGGTATTTGATTACAGAATTGACGTATCTGCCCGTACGAATCTTTTAATTGCTGCAAAATATTATGTTGGCGCAGAAGGCATCCGTGGTATGCATGGTGCAGTGATCTGCGGTATTATACCCAATGTTTCAGCAGGCGTACTGTATCATCAGCATAAAGGGTTTGGCGGTACGGTGATGTTAAAGGAACTTCAGATCGATGCCATCTATGGTGATCTGTCGTTTACGTATTTTCAACCGTCTTCCAGCCTCAATACGCTAAATAGTAACCGCATGGAAATGATGCTGCGTATTTTTTTGAAAAGACAGAATATGGATTAA
- a CDS encoding T9SS type A sorting domain-containing protein: MKRNILSLVFFLICIHIHVSAQNWMRLGNVGMASCLAVDASGNLYAANYLNQNGYKTVIKWNGIKWQELGAGTDPLNGDASINSITFDSEGNLYAAGNFTNKPYEKGVIYVAKWNGTNWTELDGNLMNAVRKVVIINAVVADPSGNVYAAGYFNSTNTYDISVMKWDGQRWTDIGINPPYTQRFQGGVYDMISDKSGNIYVAGGLQKSNEVYYIAKWDGSSWSEVGTGVNALNANGPIYSLAIDSKNNLYAGGYFKNAANHYYVAKWNGNTWSQVDAGMDSLNPDTGVQKLMVDTHDNLYAGGTFVDNKGGVYVSKWDGTSWSAMGPGMSNPLEIRGQIMDIISDPNSENLFASGMLFIDSDQANNYIVQWKQPLNTATAVAEKPVINIYPNPCNGLIQIPSANEALTVTVLDVQGRQISSQILVQGDSYMDYSDLTPGMYTLIFIGNNISYAPVKFVKE; this comes from the coding sequence ATGAAAAGAAATATACTCTCACTCGTGTTTTTTTTGATCTGTATACATATACATGTATCTGCACAGAACTGGATGCGTTTAGGGAACGTAGGAATGGCCAGCTGTCTTGCTGTTGATGCTTCCGGTAATTTATATGCTGCCAATTATCTTAATCAAAATGGTTACAAAACTGTTATAAAGTGGAATGGAATTAAATGGCAGGAGCTTGGTGCAGGAACAGATCCACTGAATGGTGATGCATCGATAAACAGTATTACATTTGATTCGGAAGGTAATTTATATGCTGCCGGAAATTTTACAAATAAGCCTTATGAAAAAGGTGTAATTTATGTTGCCAAATGGAATGGTACAAACTGGACGGAGCTGGATGGTAATCTGATGAACGCTGTTCGTAAGGTTGTTATCATTAATGCTGTAGTTGCTGATCCTTCTGGTAATGTGTATGCTGCCGGCTATTTTAATTCAACAAATACATACGATATAAGTGTGATGAAATGGGATGGGCAGCGCTGGACAGACATTGGCATTAATCCTCCATATACACAACGGTTTCAGGGAGGTGTCTATGACATGATCTCAGATAAATCGGGTAACATTTATGTGGCAGGAGGACTTCAAAAAAGTAATGAGGTTTATTATATCGCAAAATGGGACGGGAGTAGCTGGTCTGAAGTAGGTACTGGAGTGAATGCATTAAATGCTAATGGCCCCATTTATTCACTAGCGATAGATTCAAAGAATAATTTATATGCTGGCGGTTATTTTAAAAATGCAGCCAATCACTATTATGTTGCAAAGTGGAATGGAAATACCTGGTCGCAGGTGGATGCAGGTATGGATTCATTAAACCCGGATACAGGCGTTCAAAAGCTTATGGTAGATACACACGACAATCTGTATGCAGGAGGTACATTTGTGGATAATAAAGGTGGCGTATACGTATCGAAATGGGATGGTACATCCTGGTCAGCTATGGGGCCGGGGATGAGCAATCCGCTTGAAATACGCGGACAGATTATGGATATTATTTCTGATCCGAATTCTGAAAATCTGTTTGCAAGCGGTATGTTATTTATAGATTCCGATCAGGCAAATAATTATATTGTTCAATGGAAGCAGCCATTAAATACAGCAACTGCTGTGGCAGAAAAACCTGTCATTAATATATACCCCAATCCATGTAATGGTCTGATTCAGATTCCATCTGCAAACGAAGCACTCACTGTAACGGTGTTGGATGTGCAAGGCAGACAAATCAGTTCACAAATTCTTGTTCAAGGTGATTCTTATATGGATTACAGTGATCTTACTCCGGGTATGTACACACTTATTTTTATCGGAAATAACATTTCGTATGCACCTGTCAAATTTGTGAAAGAATAA
- a CDS encoding gliding motility-associated C-terminal domain-containing protein has protein sequence MKPDEIIYEWIDRYLTGQLMGEELSAFTEKLASDATFYLLVENQKAANTIILGNRLAQIKQQMDADFRSKDTKRNLTKWGISGLLGISVVICTLVYRSDIPESEPTAPQQINDPKFASVNRSSKHTEHPAEEKTPSSNIHTGIYRPAETTASGNKKSLPDLNPNAGFDTNPTSYIQKTGSTNFNEAVAEEQKINTNQFTDTHPGKPKTELCQGVTIEAILTIDAACANKYDGEIQIAEHTVKGGLAPYTYTLINKTNDTVRQQSPSFVSLHAGQYTLFFEDANRCLSAYKKPLYVHEKSCTAPAQSFSPRAGERFEYPVSGDSDADITIYNRGGQAIYKTHLQRGVSDFWEGTNQNGQLLSAGVYIYIIEYVSGIKETGEVVLF, from the coding sequence ATGAAACCAGACGAAATTATATACGAATGGATCGATCGTTACCTGACCGGACAACTTATGGGAGAAGAATTATCTGCCTTTACAGAAAAGCTTGCGTCTGATGCAACATTTTATTTACTCGTAGAAAATCAAAAAGCGGCGAATACAATTATTCTGGGCAACCGGCTTGCCCAGATAAAGCAACAGATGGACGCAGACTTCAGATCAAAAGACACCAAACGTAACCTTACTAAATGGGGAATTAGTGGATTGCTGGGAATATCTGTAGTAATCTGTACCTTGGTTTATAGATCGGATATACCTGAATCTGAGCCAACGGCGCCACAGCAGATAAATGATCCGAAGTTCGCTTCGGTCAACCGTTCTTCAAAACATACTGAGCACCCAGCAGAAGAAAAAACGCCGTCATCAAATATACATACAGGCATATATCGGCCTGCTGAAACAACTGCTTCCGGCAATAAAAAATCGTTGCCTGACCTGAATCCCAATGCAGGATTTGATACTAACCCTACTTCATACATACAAAAAACAGGCAGTACAAATTTTAACGAAGCTGTTGCTGAAGAACAAAAAATAAACACAAATCAATTTACAGATACACATCCAGGTAAACCTAAAACGGAACTGTGCCAAGGTGTGACTATAGAAGCCATTCTTACCATAGATGCAGCTTGTGCCAATAAGTATGACGGAGAAATTCAGATTGCCGAACATACGGTAAAAGGCGGCCTCGCGCCATATACCTATACACTAATCAATAAAACAAACGATACGGTCAGACAACAAAGTCCATCATTTGTTTCCTTACACGCTGGTCAATATACCTTGTTTTTCGAAGATGCAAACAGGTGTCTTTCAGCATATAAAAAACCTTTATATGTACATGAAAAATCATGTACGGCGCCTGCACAGTCTTTCAGCCCGAGAGCAGGAGAACGGTTTGAGTATCCTGTATCCGGAGACAGCGACGCGGATATCACAATCTACAACCGCGGTGGACAAGCTATTTATAAAACACATCTACAACGGGGAGTATCTGATTTCTGGGAGGGCACCAACCAAAACGGACAATTATTATCTGCGGGTGTGTATATTTACATTATTGAATACGTATCCGGGATAAAAGAAACCGGTGAAGTAGTACTATTCTGA
- a CDS encoding glycoprotein → MRILLTSFFFLAIRVAFSQLLTLQDDHLRDKLILSYPQVMQGNALDISKASLLTNVLDLRGAGITNAAGIEYFKSITTLDLSNNQLTSVPNISGITGLVNFYASNNKLTSLPNMATLHLKDFQVVNNMLTALPDLSGSTGLLSLYCSNNNLIEFPPLTQFPQLSKLVSGQNPISASFIDVTPCIHLTELHVHKTGIDTIIGLEKLTGLTTLYAWTNNIKSFKSLDLISTLTICIIYDNPFSDMPYLQNKSALNRLNVNGALLTFEDIKPVLQNPPATFIYSPQREIFFADVTARAENNYTLTYPVTAPLSSNIYVWFKNGIVIDSSASPSYTFSPLKNADAGNYQLKIYNTSVSLLTLNTNTFKITVQPCIELNIINADVVSKDCSKGYTIDFSQNQISGGTPPFTYELATSSTRKNISYPLVENVEAGNYFLKVVDSRLCSATNNFVLNKIDNCDPVMTPNGDGITDTYYIEKTGKVTVYNLQRVVVNTLQAPIVWDGTDRNGALLDAGFYILIMDGEKPVYLTIIR, encoded by the coding sequence ATGAGAATACTATTGACATCATTTTTTTTCCTTGCTATTCGCGTTGCTTTTAGTCAATTACTAACATTGCAGGATGATCACCTGCGTGATAAATTAATTTTATCCTATCCTCAGGTAATGCAGGGTAACGCACTGGATATCTCTAAAGCTTCTTTACTTACAAATGTATTAGACTTACGCGGCGCGGGTATCACTAATGCAGCCGGCATAGAATATTTTAAAAGCATAACTACGCTGGACTTAAGCAACAATCAACTTACCAGTGTACCGAATATTTCAGGCATAACCGGACTCGTTAATTTTTATGCGTCAAACAACAAATTAACTTCATTGCCGAATATGGCAACTTTACACTTGAAAGATTTTCAAGTAGTGAATAATATGCTTACAGCACTTCCTGATTTATCCGGTTCTACAGGTTTACTATCTCTGTATTGCAGCAACAATAATCTTATAGAGTTCCCTCCGCTTACACAATTTCCACAACTCAGCAAATTAGTTTCAGGACAAAATCCAATCAGTGCTTCTTTTATTGATGTAACGCCCTGTATACACCTTACCGAACTGCATGTACACAAGACAGGTATTGATACGATTATTGGACTTGAAAAATTGACAGGTCTTACAACATTGTATGCCTGGACGAATAACATAAAAAGTTTCAAGTCCCTGGATCTGATAAGCACACTTACAATCTGCATTATTTATGACAATCCGTTTTCAGACATGCCATACCTGCAAAACAAATCCGCACTCAACAGACTAAACGTAAATGGTGCCTTACTTACGTTTGAAGACATAAAACCTGTACTTCAAAATCCTCCGGCAACATTTATTTACTCTCCTCAACGGGAAATTTTCTTTGCTGATGTTACAGCACGGGCTGAAAATAATTATACACTAACCTATCCTGTAACCGCACCGCTTTCATCAAATATATATGTATGGTTTAAAAATGGCATCGTAATCGATAGCTCTGCATCGCCATCATACACATTTAGTCCGTTAAAAAATGCAGATGCGGGTAACTATCAATTGAAAATATACAATACATCTGTTTCATTATTAACATTAAATACCAATACGTTTAAGATTACTGTACAACCTTGTATTGAACTTAATATCATCAATGCTGATGTTGTAAGTAAGGATTGCAGTAAAGGTTATACCATTGACTTTTCACAAAATCAAATCTCTGGCGGTACTCCTCCGTTTACCTACGAACTCGCAACAAGTTCAACACGGAAAAACATTAGCTATCCCCTCGTTGAAAATGTTGAAGCCGGAAACTATTTTCTTAAAGTAGTAGATTCCAGACTATGTAGTGCAACAAACAATTTCGTTTTAAATAAAATTGATAACTGCGACCCTGTAATGACTCCAAACGGAGATGGCATTACCGATACATATTATATTGAAAAAACCGGAAAAGTAACTGTATACAATCTTCAAAGAGTTGTAGTAAATACCTTACAAGCACCTATTGTCTGGGATGGAACTGATCGCAATGGTGCTTTACTTGATGCCGGATTTTATATTCTGATTATGGATGGCGAAAAGCCTGTTTATTTAACTATAATCAGATAG
- a CDS encoding ABC transporter ATP-binding protein: MKLLLNYLKNYKGLIAIALLLASTSQVFSLLDPHITGKIVDNFIEKKEILSRAEFVKGILILVGFSIGAAMVSRIAKNLQDYFTSIVVQKLGAQMYADGLKHSLELPYQTFEDQRSGETLGILQKVRTDSEKFITSFISVLFASVVGLLFVVVYSLSVSYKVTLVYFAAVPIIAFTSWLLSRKIKVVQKSIVKETTALAGSTTESLRNIELVKSLGLANQEIERLNNTTFKILALELKKVKYVRSMSFLQGTTVNFIRSVMVVILLLLIFDNELSPGMYFTFLFYSFFLFGPLQELGNVIITYREAEVSLLNFDRILNLPKEIKPQRPETIGQINTLRFDAVSFKHQSARSNALNGISFSTHNGQTIAFVGPSGSGKTTLVKLLVGLYPPKDGSILYNDVLSTNIDLDELREKIGFVTQDTQLFSGTIRENLLFVRPDASDEECLAVLHKAACGTLLARADKGLDTVIGEGGVKVSGGEKQRLSIARALLRQPDILVFDEATSSLDSITEEEITQTIREVSTVKDHITILIAHRLSTIMHADTIFVLEKGNIIESGKHEDLLLEKGLYYAMWRQQIGEKAHAEGV, from the coding sequence ATGAAATTACTGCTAAATTATTTAAAGAATTACAAAGGACTTATTGCAATAGCATTGCTTCTGGCATCTACAAGTCAGGTCTTTTCTTTACTGGATCCGCATATAACCGGTAAAATCGTCGATAATTTTATAGAAAAAAAAGAGATACTTTCCCGTGCGGAGTTTGTTAAGGGCATTTTAATTCTTGTCGGATTTTCCATCGGTGCTGCTATGGTTTCCCGGATTGCTAAAAATCTTCAGGACTACTTCACGAGTATTGTTGTGCAGAAATTAGGGGCACAGATGTATGCCGATGGTTTAAAACATTCGTTAGAGCTGCCGTATCAAACGTTTGAAGACCAACGAAGCGGAGAGACGCTGGGTATTCTTCAAAAGGTGCGTACCGATTCAGAAAAATTCATTACCTCTTTTATCAGTGTTTTATTCGCAAGTGTAGTGGGTTTACTGTTTGTTGTTGTGTATTCCTTATCTGTAAGTTATAAAGTGACGCTGGTATACTTCGCTGCGGTTCCTATTATCGCTTTTACAAGCTGGCTGCTGAGCCGTAAGATAAAAGTTGTTCAGAAAAGTATTGTAAAAGAAACTACCGCGCTGGCTGGTTCTACTACAGAGTCGCTTCGCAACATTGAACTGGTGAAGAGCCTTGGACTTGCCAATCAGGAAATTGAACGGCTGAATAACACGACATTTAAGATTCTGGCTCTTGAGCTTAAAAAAGTAAAATACGTGCGCAGTATGAGTTTTCTGCAAGGTACAACGGTAAACTTTATACGCAGTGTGATGGTGGTTATTTTACTGCTGCTCATTTTTGATAATGAATTATCACCGGGTATGTATTTTACGTTTTTGTTTTATTCCTTCTTTTTATTCGGTCCGCTGCAGGAGCTGGGAAATGTGATCATTACATACCGGGAAGCAGAAGTATCCCTGTTAAATTTTGACCGTATATTAAATCTTCCAAAAGAGATTAAACCACAACGTCCGGAAACAATCGGACAGATAAACACCTTACGTTTTGATGCCGTGAGTTTCAAGCATCAATCTGCCCGCAGCAATGCACTCAATGGCATTTCTTTTTCAACGCACAATGGACAAACTATTGCGTTTGTTGGGCCGTCAGGATCAGGAAAAACAACATTGGTGAAGCTGCTGGTAGGACTGTACCCGCCTAAAGACGGAAGTATTCTGTATAACGATGTATTAAGTACAAACATTGATCTGGATGAACTGCGTGAAAAGATCGGATTTGTTACGCAGGATACGCAGTTGTTTTCCGGAACGATTCGTGAGAATTTATTATTCGTGAGACCTGATGCTTCAGACGAAGAGTGTTTGGCTGTATTGCATAAAGCTGCTTGCGGCACATTGTTAGCCCGTGCCGATAAAGGATTAGATACGGTAATAGGCGAGGGTGGAGTAAAGGTTTCAGGAGGAGAAAAGCAACGCTTATCGATTGCACGCGCACTGTTGCGTCAGCCGGATATTCTGGTATTTGATGAAGCCACATCGTCGCTGGACTCAATAACGGAAGAAGAAATTACCCAAACGATCCGCGAGGTGTCGACCGTTAAAGATCATATTACCATACTAATTGCACACCGTTTATCTACTATCATGCATGCCGATACAATATTTGTTCTTGAAAAAGGTAACATCATTGAATCCGGCAAACACGAAGACCTGTTGCTCGAAAAAGGATTGTACTACGCGATGTGGCGTCAGCAGATTGGCGAAAAGGCACACGCTGAAGGCGTGTAG
- a CDS encoding RNA polymerase sigma factor, with amino-acid sequence MKFSTPEIIYKIKTAQDKQVLNWLYDTVYPKVRRYVLGNNGSVDDSKDVFQEAVLVLYKQVIDNKYDLVKDTEGYVITISRNIWINTCRKTNRQLNIELAGNPVQAEDNALIKLIMTEKWDAFQRLFDMIGDRCKQLLLYSTYEKISMEEIAVKMNFTNANAAKTTNYRCKQKLIELVASNKDLANSLHP; translated from the coding sequence TTGAAATTCAGCACACCTGAAATAATTTATAAGATAAAAACAGCCCAGGACAAACAAGTCTTAAACTGGCTGTACGATACCGTTTACCCGAAAGTACGAAGGTATGTACTGGGTAATAACGGTTCCGTGGATGATAGCAAGGACGTATTTCAGGAAGCTGTGCTTGTGCTATACAAACAGGTGATCGATAATAAATATGATCTGGTGAAAGACACCGAAGGATATGTGATAACAATATCCAGAAATATCTGGATCAATACCTGTCGTAAAACAAACAGACAGCTAAATATTGAGCTGGCAGGCAATCCCGTTCAGGCTGAAGACAATGCATTGATCAAGCTCATTATGACAGAAAAATGGGATGCCTTCCAGCGCCTGTTTGATATGATCGGAGATCGTTGTAAACAGCTGTTATTATATTCTACTTATGAAAAAATTTCCATGGAAGAGATTGCTGTAAAAATGAATTTTACCAATGCCAATGCAGCAAAGACAACCAATTACCGGTGCAAGCAAAAGTTAATCGAATTGGTTGCTTCCAACAAAGACCTTGCTAATTCGTTACACCCATGA